Proteins from one Rhodothermales bacterium genomic window:
- a CDS encoding response regulator transcription factor, translated as MHRLMIVDDHPLMRKGLALTLSAESDIEVVGQAADAEEALSVMDKLKPDLVLIDISLPGMSGIELLKHLLALNPDLLTLVVSRHDEALYAERAVRAGAKGYVMKLEAGNEIVQAVRHVLRGGIYMSDELKDRLLFGAAVGRKAPMQSPLEVLSDRELEVFEMTGRGLPTREIAERLHLSVKTVESYRARIKQKLNIETGTELLQQAVQWVEGEGAH; from the coding sequence ATGCACCGCCTGATGATCGTCGACGACCACCCGCTCATGCGGAAGGGCCTCGCCCTCACGCTCTCGGCCGAGTCCGACATCGAGGTCGTCGGGCAAGCCGCCGACGCCGAGGAAGCCCTCTCGGTGATGGACAAGCTCAAGCCCGACCTCGTCCTCATCGACATCTCCCTCCCGGGGATGAGCGGGATCGAGCTCTTGAAGCACCTCCTCGCGCTCAACCCCGACCTCCTCACGCTCGTCGTCTCCCGCCACGACGAGGCGCTCTACGCCGAGCGCGCCGTCCGCGCCGGGGCGAAGGGCTACGTGATGAAGCTGGAGGCGGGGAACGAGATCGTGCAGGCCGTCCGCCACGTCCTCCGCGGCGGGATCTATATGAGCGACGAGCTGAAGGACCGGCTGCTCTTCGGGGCGGCCGTGGGGCGGAAGGCCCCGATGCAGTCCCCGCTCGAAGTGCTCTCCGACCGCGAGTTGGAGGTGTTCGAGATGACGGGGCGTGGGCTGCCGACGCGCGAGATCGCCGAGCGGCTGCACCTCTCGGTGAAGACGGTCGAGAGCTACCGCGCGCGGATCAAGCAGAAGCTCAACATCGAGACGGGGACAGAACTGCTGCAGCAGGCCGTGCAGTGGGTCGAGGGCGAAGGCGCGCACTGA
- a CDS encoding FixH family protein, protein MTPTPLPESGPFAGDGHAAADEVAPPRKPPLIPSHIAWPGFVIALLLLSIFAAFQAFFAAQSDGGAQVVEAYYDSAIAFDDEQAAQAASNALGWSAGVEVGACEGGLCAVDVVVRDREGAPVEGLNGLLRVSRPQSAATVARIPLASSDAPGVYRQFVPLNADGLWDFAVTARRGDEQFVTEIRRDVAR, encoded by the coding sequence GTGACCCCAACCCCGCTTCCCGAATCCGGCCCGTTCGCCGGCGACGGCCATGCCGCCGCCGACGAGGTCGCGCCGCCGCGCAAGCCGCCGCTCATCCCGTCGCACATCGCGTGGCCCGGCTTCGTCATCGCGCTCCTGCTCCTGTCGATCTTCGCCGCCTTTCAAGCCTTCTTCGCCGCCCAGTCTGACGGGGGTGCCCAAGTCGTCGAGGCGTATTACGACTCCGCCATCGCGTTCGACGACGAGCAGGCGGCGCAGGCGGCGAGCAACGCGCTCGGCTGGAGCGCGGGCGTCGAGGTCGGCGCGTGCGAGGGCGGGCTCTGCGCCGTCGACGTGGTGGTGCGGGACCGCGAGGGCGCACCGGTCGAGGGGCTGAACGGGCTGCTCCGCGTAAGCCGTCCGCAGTCCGCCGCCACCGTCGCTCGGATCCCGCTCGCTTCGTCCGACGCGCCCGGCGTCTACCGCCAGTTCGTGCCTCTCAACGCCGACGGGCTGTGGGACTTCGCCGTCACCGCCCGCCGCGGCGACGAGCAGTTCGTGACGGAGATCCGCCGCGACGTCGCGCGCTGA
- a CDS encoding universal stress protein: MKPIRSILVARDFSPCAERALETALFLAAQSGATVHVVHADVLHADPYGRSDTGADALDKLRERLKEGVEHDRDEHVRFDPGSVKMEHAVVRDVAAAPALLRYAEEHDIDLIVMGTHGRSGLRRMLLGSVAEEVVRWAPCPVLTVRANGPTVEEIASILVPVDFSESSKAAVRQAVRLARLLGARLDLLHVGETVPVPAFYDTGFIVYEYGPQFAEHALEQLHGLVDDETAAAPGTALDVRVHVGVGQSPNVIVKEAERLGSGLIVMGTRGLSGLKHLLLGSVAERVLRLARCPVLVTKSDADVQQAESLAADRSARPTPEPEVGV, from the coding sequence ATGAAACCGATCCGCAGCATCCTCGTCGCGCGCGACTTCTCCCCGTGCGCCGAGCGCGCCCTCGAAACCGCGCTCTTCCTCGCCGCCCAGTCCGGGGCGACGGTCCACGTCGTCCACGCCGACGTGCTCCACGCCGACCCCTACGGCCGCTCCGACACCGGGGCCGACGCGCTCGACAAGCTCCGCGAGCGGCTCAAGGAAGGCGTCGAGCACGACCGCGACGAGCACGTCCGCTTCGACCCCGGCAGCGTGAAGATGGAGCACGCCGTGGTGCGCGATGTGGCCGCCGCGCCGGCGCTCCTCCGCTACGCCGAGGAGCATGACATCGACCTCATCGTGATGGGGACGCATGGGCGGAGTGGGCTGCGGCGGATGCTGCTCGGCAGCGTCGCCGAAGAGGTCGTTCGCTGGGCGCCGTGCCCGGTCCTCACCGTGCGCGCGAATGGGCCGACCGTAGAGGAGATCGCGTCCATCCTCGTGCCTGTCGATTTCTCCGAGTCGAGCAAGGCCGCCGTGCGGCAGGCCGTCCGCCTCGCCCGCCTCCTCGGCGCGCGGCTCGACCTGCTCCACGTCGGCGAGACGGTTCCCGTGCCCGCGTTCTACGATACCGGGTTCATCGTCTACGAGTACGGCCCGCAGTTCGCCGAGCACGCGCTCGAACAGCTCCATGGCCTCGTCGATGACGAGACGGCGGCGGCGCCCGGCACGGCGCTCGACGTCCGCGTCCACGTCGGCGTCGGGCAGTCGCCGAACGTGATCGTGAAGGAAGCCGAGCGGCTCGGGAGCGGCCTCATCGTGATGGGGACGCGCGGGCTCTCGGGCCTCAAGCACCTCCTCCTCGGGAGCGTGGCCGAGCGTGTGCTCCGCCTCGCCCGCTGCCCGGTCCTCGTCACGAAGAGTGATGCCGACGTGCAGCAGGCCGAGTCGCTCGCGGCCGACCGCTCGGCACGCCCGACGCCGGAGCCGGAAGTCGGCGTCTGA
- a CDS encoding Na/Pi cotransporter family protein, whose amino-acid sequence MDPTHAINAGPIVIGLAGGLALFLFGMEQMTDALKQVAGGGMKTLLARLTKNRFTGVLAGALVTAVIQSSSVTTVLVVGFISAGLMTLPQSIGVILGAGIGTTLTAQIVAFKVTQYALVLVAVGFVMQFVSKRDRVRQYGTMVLGLGLIFFGMELMSEATHPLRSYAPFMALMQQMDNVVVGILIGTVFTAVIQSSSATMGVVIVLASQGFLSLEAGIALVFGANIGTCATAMLAAIGKPREAVRAAVAHVVFKVVGVVIWFGLVVQLAEVVRAISPSHPELVGAARLAAEAPRQIANAHTLFNVANTLLFLPFTGAFAWLVRRLVPERSEADGAVVQPRYLDPILFDTPALALDRVRMELRRIGERAYAMVREALPVALDGELEELRALERLDDEVDRLHEAVVGYLGKLAQENLDRAQTEQHFDYLEAANNMENIGDLVETNLVRAGLERLGVGMTVSEGTRERLEALHERVCWTVQLAFQALDADSPAMAAEVIDAKSEIQRLADEAESHLAHRLTADDPDRLSLYRFESELIEYLKRVYYFAKRIAKAVEQRSVAFPTDGAPLGTMPTLDPS is encoded by the coding sequence ATGGATCCCACCCATGCCATCAACGCTGGGCCGATCGTGATCGGCCTCGCAGGCGGCCTCGCTCTGTTCCTCTTCGGGATGGAGCAGATGACCGACGCCCTCAAGCAGGTCGCGGGCGGCGGCATGAAGACGCTGCTGGCCCGGCTGACGAAGAACCGCTTCACGGGGGTGCTCGCCGGCGCGCTCGTCACGGCCGTGATCCAGTCGTCGTCGGTGACGACGGTGCTCGTCGTCGGGTTCATCTCGGCGGGGCTGATGACGCTGCCGCAGTCGATCGGCGTGATCCTCGGGGCTGGCATCGGGACGACGCTCACGGCGCAGATCGTGGCTTTCAAGGTGACGCAGTACGCGCTCGTGCTCGTCGCCGTCGGGTTCGTGATGCAGTTCGTCTCGAAGCGGGACCGCGTCCGGCAGTACGGCACGATGGTGCTGGGGCTGGGGCTGATCTTCTTCGGGATGGAGCTGATGAGCGAGGCCACGCACCCGCTGCGCAGCTACGCGCCGTTCATGGCGCTGATGCAGCAGATGGATAACGTGGTCGTGGGGATCCTCATCGGCACCGTGTTCACCGCCGTGATCCAGTCGTCGTCGGCCACGATGGGCGTCGTGATCGTCCTCGCGAGCCAGGGCTTCCTCTCGCTCGAGGCGGGGATCGCCCTCGTCTTCGGGGCGAATATTGGGACGTGCGCCACGGCCATGCTGGCGGCGATCGGGAAGCCGCGCGAGGCCGTGCGCGCCGCCGTCGCCCACGTCGTGTTCAAGGTGGTCGGCGTAGTGATCTGGTTCGGGCTCGTGGTCCAACTCGCCGAGGTCGTGCGCGCCATCTCGCCGAGTCACCCGGAGCTGGTGGGGGCGGCGCGGCTGGCCGCCGAGGCGCCGCGCCAGATCGCGAACGCGCACACGCTCTTCAACGTCGCCAACACGCTGCTCTTCCTGCCCTTCACGGGGGCCTTCGCGTGGCTGGTGCGGCGCCTCGTCCCGGAGCGGTCCGAGGCCGACGGCGCCGTCGTGCAGCCGCGCTACCTCGACCCGATCCTCTTCGACACGCCCGCGCTCGCGCTCGACCGGGTGCGGATGGAGCTCCGCCGGATCGGCGAGCGGGCGTATGCGATGGTTCGCGAGGCCCTCCCCGTCGCGCTCGACGGCGAACTAGAAGAGCTGAGGGCGCTCGAACGGCTCGACGATGAGGTGGACAGGCTCCACGAGGCCGTCGTGGGCTACCTCGGCAAACTCGCGCAGGAGAACCTCGACCGCGCCCAGACCGAGCAGCACTTCGACTACCTCGAAGCGGCCAACAACATGGAGAACATCGGCGACCTCGTCGAGACGAACCTCGTGCGGGCTGGGCTCGAACGACTCGGGGTGGGGATGACCGTCAGCGAGGGCACGCGCGAGCGGCTCGAAGCCCTCCACGAGCGGGTGTGCTGGACCGTCCAGCTCGCCTTCCAAGCGCTCGATGCTGACAGCCCGGCGATGGCCGCGGAGGTGATCGACGCCAAGTCCGAGATCCAGCGGCTCGCCGACGAAGCCGAGTCCCACCTCGCCCACCGCCTGACGGCCGACGACCCCGACCGGCTCAGCCTCTACCGCTTCGAGTCCGAGCTGATCGAGTACCTCAAGCGGGTCTACTACTTCGCCAAGCGCATCGCCAAAGCCGTCGAGCAGCGCAGCGTCGCGTTCCCGACGGACGGCGCCCCGCTCGGCACCATGCCGACGCTCGACCCCTCCTGA
- a CDS encoding universal stress protein: MSPPSTLLVPTDLSDEDAAVLDHAVEKARSLGARVHLLHVFDSLLHDLPPEAVESESTRALRARMRTVARDALQHLAAAHAGDDVRLTVEQRLAPDPAPSILACARDIGADLIVMGTHGRRGVQRLLHGSVAEAVAARAPCPVEVVPLAVEAVPWTGVLEAVRERIQLAWM; the protein is encoded by the coding sequence ATGTCGCCTCCCTCCACACTCCTCGTCCCCACCGACCTCTCGGATGAGGACGCCGCCGTGCTCGACCACGCCGTCGAGAAGGCGCGCTCGCTCGGCGCCCGCGTCCACCTCCTCCACGTCTTCGACTCGCTCCTGCACGACCTCCCGCCGGAGGCCGTCGAGTCCGAGTCGACGCGCGCGCTGCGGGCGCGGATGCGGACGGTGGCGCGCGATGCCCTCCAGCATCTCGCCGCCGCCCACGCGGGCGACGACGTGCGCCTCACCGTCGAGCAGCGGCTCGCGCCCGACCCCGCGCCGTCGATCCTCGCCTGCGCCCGCGACATCGGGGCCGACCTCATCGTGATGGGGACGCACGGCCGCCGGGGCGTGCAGCGCCTCTTGCACGGGAGCGTGGCCGAGGCCGTCGCCGCGCGGGCGCCGTGTCCGGTCGAAGTCGTCCCGCTCGCCGTCGAGGCGGTGCCGTGGACCGGCGTGCTCGAAGCCGTGCGCGAGCGCATCCAGCTCGCGTGGATGTAG
- a CDS encoding PAS domain S-box protein, whose protein sequence is MPPSNPHLSLPGDPDAGLDGTPRYDAVAALGQYALTAATPQEVVERAVRTVGEALGTDLVAVFEVRGGDWLLLHPEANGTGERRISDEAGLPLTEALQTSGPVALRERTARPPFVPEPTVVEGVCVRIGGEARPFGVLAACVPAPGVLGEEEHAFVAAVGHVLAGALGESRTERALRESEALARAILETTVDGIITIDAEGRIETFNPAAERIFGYAAAEVIGKNVRVLMPEPYHEEHDGYLHAYHQTGRRRIIGIGREVTGRRKDGSTFPLDLAVSEVKLEGRKIFTGIVRDISERRGLELEVLRIADEERRRIGQDLHDGLGQQLTGIGLLARGLARQLEAAGSPVAEDAREITQFIKEADEYARGLARGLVPVELEANGLAAALTRLASNAERLFNVTCAFETSGLDAGVAAVPHPMHLFRIAQEAVSNAVRHGRASRIDIALSVGKEQVRLRVHDDGVGFPDAIRAGGADTPAVDTPVAGVHGGSVAAPARPDDNRGMGVRIMHYRARIAGGTLDIRPAVDGGTIVTCTILLDGHRP, encoded by the coding sequence ATGCCCCCGTCGAACCCCCATCTATCCCTCCCCGGCGACCCCGATGCGGGGCTCGACGGGACGCCGCGGTACGACGCCGTAGCCGCGCTGGGGCAGTACGCACTAACCGCCGCAACGCCGCAGGAAGTGGTCGAGCGCGCCGTCCGCACGGTGGGAGAGGCGTTGGGGACCGACCTCGTCGCCGTGTTCGAGGTCCGGGGCGGGGATTGGCTCCTGCTTCATCCGGAGGCGAACGGCACGGGCGAGCGCAGGATATCCGACGAGGCCGGGCTTCCGCTCACCGAGGCGTTGCAGACGTCCGGCCCGGTCGCACTCCGCGAGCGGACGGCGCGACCCCCGTTCGTGCCCGAGCCGACGGTGGTGGAGGGCGTGTGCGTGCGGATCGGCGGCGAGGCGCGGCCCTTCGGCGTGCTCGCCGCGTGCGTGCCGGCGCCCGGCGTGCTGGGGGAGGAGGAGCACGCCTTCGTCGCGGCCGTGGGGCACGTGCTCGCGGGGGCGCTCGGCGAGAGCCGGACCGAGCGGGCGCTCCGCGAGAGCGAAGCCCTCGCCCGCGCGATTCTCGAAACGACCGTCGACGGCATCATCACGATCGACGCGGAGGGGCGCATCGAGACGTTCAACCCGGCGGCCGAGCGGATCTTCGGTTACGCCGCCGCCGAGGTGATCGGGAAGAACGTCCGCGTGCTCATGCCCGAGCCCTACCACGAGGAGCACGACGGCTACCTCCACGCCTACCACCAGACCGGCCGCCGCCGCATCATCGGGATCGGCCGCGAGGTGACGGGCCGCCGCAAGGACGGCAGCACGTTCCCCCTCGACCTCGCCGTGAGCGAGGTGAAGCTGGAGGGGCGGAAGATCTTCACCGGCATCGTCCGCGACATCTCCGAGCGGCGGGGGCTCGAGCTCGAGGTCCTCCGCATCGCCGACGAGGAGCGCCGCCGGATCGGGCAGGACCTCCACGACGGGCTCGGCCAGCAGCTCACCGGGATCGGCCTGCTCGCGCGCGGCCTCGCGCGGCAGCTCGAAGCCGCCGGTTCGCCCGTCGCCGAGGACGCGCGCGAGATCACGCAGTTCATCAAAGAAGCCGACGAGTACGCCCGAGGCCTCGCACGTGGACTCGTGCCCGTCGAGCTCGAAGCGAACGGGCTCGCCGCCGCGCTCACGCGGCTCGCCTCGAACGCCGAGCGGCTCTTCAACGTCACGTGCGCGTTCGAAACGAGCGGGCTCGACGCCGGCGTCGCCGCCGTCCCGCACCCGATGCACCTCTTCCGCATCGCGCAGGAGGCCGTGAGCAACGCCGTCCGCCACGGCCGCGCCAGCCGCATCGACATCGCGCTCTCGGTGGGGAAGGAGCAGGTCCGGCTCCGCGTCCACGACGACGGCGTCGGCTTCCCCGATGCGATCCGCGCCGGCGGCGCCGACACGCCCGCCGTCGATACGCCTGTCGCCGGGGTCCACGGCGGAAGCGTCGCCGCCCCCGCCCGGCCCGACGACAACCGCGGCATGGGCGTCCGCATCATGCACTACCGCGCCCGCATCGCCGGCGGCACCCTCGACATCCGCCCCGCCGTCGACGGGGGGACGATCGTAACCTGCACGATCCTCCTCGACGGCCACCGCCCGTAA
- a CDS encoding cbb3-type cytochrome c oxidase subunit 3: protein MMKEVVRAMETGILAQIGLIAFLVAFVLMVIYAFTLSKRKREYDKNLPLDDAPELPRASSDNGNRP, encoded by the coding sequence ATGATGAAAGAAGTGGTCCGCGCGATGGAGACCGGCATCCTCGCCCAGATCGGGCTCATCGCCTTCCTCGTCGCCTTCGTGCTCATGGTGATCTACGCCTTCACGCTCTCGAAGCGGAAGCGCGAGTACGACAAGAACCTCCCCCTCGACGACGCGCCCGAACTCCCGCGCGCGTCCTCCGACAACGGCAACCGCCCCTGA
- a CDS encoding cbb3-type cytochrome c oxidase N-terminal domain-containing protein, whose translation MSQPPPESPKAPESGSLLVGGAADEVIPGHKYDGIREYDNPMPGWWVWLFVITVVFGVVYFLGIEVFGFVDTYEDDLAEAQAELVEMRDAYAASGPAFETDERALMRYASDAEMAAAGAEVYAATCASCHGNEGQGLIGPNLTDDYWVHGSSNEAIWEILAVGVPAKGMPPWENVLSAEERAELLAFIRSIDDTDPAGAKEPEGELDPYEGA comes from the coding sequence ATGAGCCAGCCCCCTCCCGAGTCTCCCAAAGCGCCCGAGTCCGGCTCCCTCCTCGTCGGCGGCGCCGCCGACGAAGTCATCCCCGGCCACAAGTACGACGGCATCCGCGAGTACGACAACCCGATGCCCGGTTGGTGGGTCTGGCTCTTCGTCATCACCGTCGTCTTTGGCGTGGTGTACTTCCTCGGCATCGAGGTCTTCGGCTTCGTCGACACCTACGAGGACGACCTCGCCGAGGCGCAGGCCGAGCTCGTGGAGATGCGCGATGCGTACGCCGCGAGCGGCCCCGCCTTCGAGACCGACGAGCGCGCCCTCATGCGTTATGCGAGCGACGCCGAGATGGCTGCGGCCGGCGCCGAGGTCTACGCGGCGACGTGTGCCTCCTGCCACGGCAACGAGGGGCAGGGCCTCATCGGCCCCAACCTCACCGACGATTACTGGGTCCACGGCAGTTCGAACGAGGCGATCTGGGAGATCCTCGCCGTCGGCGTGCCGGCGAAGGGGATGCCGCCGTGGGAGAACGTGCTCTCCGCCGAAGAGCGCGCCGAGCTCCTCGCCTTCATCCGCTCCATCGACGACACCGACCCCGCCGGCGCCAAAGAGCCGGAGGGCGAGCTCGACCCCTACGAAGGGGCCTAG
- a CDS encoding SDR family oxidoreductase codes for MVGTVAVVTGIAGPIGQAVARRLAGESRCILFSDANAQAARPVLAEVERIRALHGLEAEPVFVEADAATDAGARLIIRTALSTFGRVDAVVVNGEVTVRNGAGDGALSVDLASFVPAVRMAGAALERQPEGNVVLTALLRGAWPGRLGEAACKVAVSSFGAFVHAAATALHDRGVTLNGVAMEDPARADHTLDMAALGSAAAVRVDRQRRSHQLYDAAYTTRFLASSEARGVTGQVLLLSGGGTATPPYTRPAESAAYSDLFRHIERLPA; via the coding sequence ATGGTCGGCACCGTGGCCGTCGTGACCGGCATCGCCGGCCCCATCGGCCAAGCCGTCGCCCGCCGCCTCGCCGGCGAGTCACGCTGCATCCTCTTCTCCGACGCCAACGCCCAAGCCGCCCGGCCCGTGCTGGCCGAGGTCGAGCGCATCCGCGCGCTCCACGGCCTCGAGGCGGAACCGGTCTTCGTGGAGGCCGACGCGGCGACGGACGCCGGCGCCCGCCTCATCATCCGCACCGCGCTCAGCACCTTCGGCCGCGTCGACGCCGTCGTGGTCAACGGCGAGGTGACGGTGCGGAACGGGGCGGGGGACGGCGCGCTCTCCGTCGACCTCGCCTCGTTCGTTCCCGCCGTCCGTATGGCGGGGGCGGCGCTGGAGCGGCAGCCCGAGGGGAACGTCGTGCTGACGGCGCTCCTCCGGGGCGCATGGCCCGGGCGGCTCGGCGAGGCGGCCTGCAAGGTCGCCGTGTCGTCGTTCGGCGCCTTCGTGCACGCCGCCGCGACGGCGCTCCACGACCGCGGCGTCACGCTCAACGGCGTGGCGATGGAGGACCCCGCCCGCGCCGACCACACCCTCGACATGGCAGCGCTGGGCTCGGCGGCGGCCGTGCGCGTGGACCGGCAGCGCCGCTCGCACCAACTCTACGATGCGGCTTACACGACCCGCTTCCTCGCCTCCAGCGAGGCTCGCGGCGTGACCGGCCAAGTCCTCCTCCTCAGCGGGGGCGGCACCGCCACGCCACCCTACACGCGCCCCGCCGAATCCGCCGCCTACTCCGACCTCTTTCGCCACATCGAGCGGCTCCCGGCCTGA
- the ccoG gene encoding cytochrome c oxidase accessory protein CcoG gives MAARSFIDADSVDILESPDAVLSTLDLEGNRKWIYPTLSKGPFYRQRLVMGWGLIVLFVALPILRINGRPAILLDFIHREFALFGITFYPTDTFLLLLLGLSALVFVILLTALLGRVWCGWGCPQTVYLEFVFRPIERWIEGKEHVRKRRDEGPWTLDKAWRKVAKWGIYLAISLALAHVFVSYFVGWDRLIEWMTGPPTEHWGFFVLMAVTTALVLYDFGYFREQMCTIACPYARIQSVLVDEDSMIVSYDPRRGEPRARRSKKKIEQEEAGLIPKQGDCIDCFACVRTCPTGIDIRDGLQMECIACTQCIDACDEIMLNIGKPPGLIRYTSEHELEGLKTRILRPRTVIYAGLFLTVMTMLGVGVVSRGAFDVNVGRAVGEPFVELPDGTVANRLRFRVRNQTPSAATFEIEAVEPAEAEVKIVGVQPVPLASAEMKRVEAFVVVPRALFAGADRRDAVFRIVFSDGSEQIVPFPLLGPSQ, from the coding sequence ATGGCCGCACGCTCGTTCATCGACGCCGACAGCGTCGACATCCTCGAATCGCCCGACGCGGTGCTCTCCACGCTCGACCTGGAGGGCAACCGGAAGTGGATCTACCCGACGCTGAGCAAGGGCCCGTTCTACCGGCAACGCCTCGTGATGGGGTGGGGGCTGATCGTGCTCTTCGTCGCGCTCCCCATCCTCCGCATCAACGGCCGGCCGGCGATCCTTCTCGACTTCATCCACCGCGAGTTCGCACTCTTCGGCATCACGTTCTACCCGACGGACACGTTCCTCCTCCTGCTCCTCGGGCTCAGCGCGCTCGTCTTCGTCATCCTCCTCACGGCGCTCCTCGGCCGCGTGTGGTGCGGGTGGGGCTGCCCGCAGACGGTCTACCTCGAGTTCGTCTTCCGCCCGATCGAGCGGTGGATCGAAGGGAAAGAGCACGTCCGCAAGCGGCGCGACGAGGGGCCGTGGACGCTCGACAAGGCGTGGCGGAAGGTGGCGAAGTGGGGGATCTACCTCGCGATCTCCCTCGCCCTCGCGCACGTCTTCGTGTCGTACTTCGTCGGGTGGGACCGGCTCATCGAGTGGATGACGGGGCCGCCGACGGAGCACTGGGGCTTCTTCGTGCTGATGGCCGTCACGACGGCGCTCGTGCTCTACGACTTCGGCTACTTCCGCGAGCAGATGTGCACGATCGCGTGCCCCTACGCCCGCATCCAATCGGTGCTCGTGGACGAGGACTCGATGATCGTGTCCTACGACCCGCGCCGGGGCGAGCCGCGCGCCCGCCGCTCGAAGAAGAAGATCGAGCAGGAGGAGGCCGGGCTGATCCCCAAACAGGGCGACTGCATCGACTGCTTCGCGTGCGTCCGCACCTGCCCCACCGGCATCGACATCCGCGACGGGCTCCAGATGGAGTGCATCGCCTGCACGCAGTGCATCGACGCCTGCGACGAGATCATGCTGAACATCGGCAAGCCGCCGGGGCTCATCCGCTACACGTCGGAGCACGAACTGGAGGGGCTGAAGACGCGCATCCTCCGGCCGCGCACGGTGATCTACGCCGGCCTCTTTCTCACGGTGATGACGATGCTCGGCGTTGGCGTGGTCTCGCGCGGGGCGTTCGACGTGAACGTGGGCCGCGCCGTCGGCGAGCCGTTCGTCGAACTGCCCGACGGGACCGTCGCGAACCGGCTCCGCTTCCGCGTCCGTAACCAGACGCCGTCGGCGGCGACGTTCGAGATCGAAGCCGTCGAGCCGGCCGAGGCCGAGGTGAAGATCGTCGGCGTGCAGCCGGTGCCGCTCGCGTCGGCGGAGATGAAGCGGGTCGAGGCGTTCGTCGTCGTCCCGCGCGCGCTCTTCGCCGGGGCCGACCGCCGTGACGCCGTCTTCCGCATCGTCTTCAGCGACGGCTCGGAGCAAATCGTCCCGTTCCCCCTCCTCGGCCCGTCGCAGTAA
- a CDS encoding polyphosphate kinase, producing MLDTVDLTRTLSDEAYGEEEADLRDRLAELHRAASEAGLPLMMAFEGWDASGKGSMIHTLTERLDPRGFTVHPIRAPRPFEAARPWLWRYWRKIPGHGEWAFYDRSWYGRVLVERIDRHVTKKQWKRAYDEILQFERALVDDGYLLVKIFLHISKEEQRRRLEALLADPVTAWRVTPEDWQNHHRYDAWLPVYEEALERTHTDAAPWTVLPATCPNATRHAVYRTLIDALEARLAPA from the coding sequence ATGCTCGACACCGTAGACCTGACGCGCACGCTCTCGGACGAAGCTTACGGGGAAGAGGAGGCCGACCTCCGCGATCGCCTCGCCGAACTGCACCGCGCGGCGAGCGAGGCCGGCCTCCCGCTGATGATGGCGTTCGAGGGCTGGGACGCCTCGGGCAAGGGCTCGATGATCCACACCCTCACCGAACGGCTTGACCCGCGCGGGTTCACCGTCCACCCGATCCGCGCGCCGCGTCCGTTCGAGGCGGCGCGGCCGTGGCTCTGGCGCTACTGGCGGAAGATCCCCGGCCACGGCGAGTGGGCGTTCTACGACCGGAGCTGGTACGGCCGCGTCCTCGTCGAGCGTATCGACCGCCACGTCACGAAGAAGCAGTGGAAGCGGGCCTACGACGAGATACTCCAGTTCGAGCGTGCACTCGTCGATGACGGCTACCTCCTCGTAAAAATCTTCCTCCACATCAGCAAAGAGGAGCAGCGCCGCCGCCTCGAAGCCCTCCTGGCCGACCCCGTGACGGCGTGGCGCGTCACGCCCGAGGACTGGCAGAATCACCACCGCTACGACGCCTGGCTGCCCGTCTATGAGGAGGCGCTGGAGCGGACCCACACCGACGCCGCGCCGTGGACCGTCCTCCCGGCGACATGCCCGAACGCGACGCGCCACGCCGTCTACCGCACGCTTATCGACGCGCTCGAAGCGCGCCTCGCCCCCGCATGA